TATCTGAAAGCGTAAGCAATAATATCCGCCAATAAAGCAGAGACAACGCTTGGAATTAAAGCAAAAGGAAACAGCCCGCTTAAGAAGAAAAATACTCCTAAGACACTCCCCATAATCGTAATAGCGCCAAATTTAGGAACTTTTGCGGCCATTAACATAAAAATTGTCCCCGTAATTAAAGCTGCTAGAACAGGGGAGTAAGAATAGGAATAACCTGGAATTGCCAGTACCACAATCATCTCAGCAACCCCAACTAATACAAAGTACAGTGCTGTATAGATCCCTATAAAAATTAAATCTGATGTACGTATAGTTTTACTTTCACTTTTTCTCATAGTTACCTCCTAATAAATCTTACACATATTTCATCAGCTCATTATACGCCAGTTATAGATTAAATTATAGGAGAT
This region of Tetragenococcus osmophilus genomic DNA includes:
- a CDS encoding MptD family putative ECF transporter S component, which produces MRKSESKTIRTSDLIFIGIYTALYFVLVGVAEMIVVLAIPGYSYSYSPVLAALITGTIFMLMAAKVPKFGAITIMGSVLGVFFFLSGLFPFALIPSVVSALLADIIAYAFRYKSRLGLLLSYIVFSFNTTGPVIQLLFLTDSYVTNLRERGKDSAYIENVFASISNYTGLIVFVLLIIAAIVGGLFGQRMVKKHFKKAGVV